The genomic stretch CGCTCATACTCTTACCCCTCACAACCGCGCCCGCCGCCGAGCATAAAACCAGCGTCGCCATCGTCGGCGACGCCTTCCACATCAACGGTCGGCCGACGTTCGAGGGCCGGGTCTGGAAGGGGAAGAGGGTCGAAGGGTTGCTGCCGAACTCGCGGATGGTCCAGGGGATTTTTGACGATCGCAACCCGGAGACTCGCCCTCGGTTCGCCTACCCGGACACGGGCGTCTGGGACGCCGAGCGCAACACCCGCGAGTTTATCGCCGCCATGCCCGAGTGGCGCCGCCACGGGCTGCTCGCGTTCACGATCTGCCTTCAGGGCGGCAGCCCGGAGGGCTACTCGAAGGACCAGCCGTGGCACAACTCGGCCATCGAGGCCGACGGCTCATTACGAGCCCCGGATATGGCCCGGCTCGCCCGCATCCTCGACCGCGCGGACGAACTGGGGATGGTCGTGATCCTGGGCCTCTTCTACTTCGGCCAGGACCAGCGCCTGGCCGACGAAGCGGCCGTCGTCCACGCCGTCGACGAGGCCGCGGCCTGGGTGCTCGCCGGCGGCTGGCGGAACGTGATGATCGAGGTCGCCAACGAATGCAACGTCCGCTACGACCATGAAATCCTCCGGCCGAAGCGCGTTCATGAATTGATCGAACGCGTGAAGGCGAAGACCGTCGACGGCCGCAGGCTGCTCGCGGGCGTCAGCTACGGCGGCGGTACGATCCCCGGCGAGAACGTCGTCCGCGCCTCCGACTTCCTCCTGATCCACGGCAACGGCGTGGCCGATCCCGAGAAGATCGCCGCCATGGTCAAACGTACCCGCCAGGTCCCGGGCTACACCCCCAAGCCCATCCTCTTCAACGAGGACGACCACTTCGACTTCGACAAGCCCGCCAACAACTTCCTCGCGGCTCTCACCGAATACGCCTCGTGGGGCTACTTCGACCCCGGCGATCGCGGCCCTGACGGCAAGCGACTGCCCAACTACGCCGACGGCTACCAGACCGTCCCCGTCAACTGGACGATCAACACGCCGCGCAAACGGGCCTTCTTCAACCTGCTGGCCGAGATCGTCGGCGCGGACGCCGGCGGGGCCTCGCCGGGTCCCGTCAAGCTGATCCTCGACACCGACATGTCCGGCGACTGCGACGACGCCGGCGCGATGGCCCTCCTGCTCGCCCTGGCCGATCGCGGCGAGTGCGACCTGCTTGCCATCCCCGTGAACCGCGCCGACCGCACGAAGGCCTCGGCCGCCGCCGTCGACGCAATCGCCACCTATTACGGCCGGCCGAACATCCCGATCGGCACCGACAAGCAGGGCCCCACCGCCCTCCAACGCACCAGCGCCTATGCCCCCGCCCTCCGCGACGGCTTCCCCAACGACGTCGGCCCCGACGACCAGGCGCCCGACGCGCTCGACGTCTATTGCAAGGCCCTGTCGGACCAGCCCGACGGCTCCGTGACGATCTGCTCCGTTGGCGCGCTGTCGAACCTCGCCGAACTCCACCGCCGCGAGCCCGCCTTGGTGCGGGCGAAGGTCCGTCGGCTGGTCGTGATGGCGGGCGAGTTCCCGCCGTCGAAGAAGCCCGAGACGAACCTCTTCACCCACCTGGAGGCGTCGCGGTACGTCGCCGATCACTGGCCGGGGGAGATCGTCTGGCACGGCTTCGAGGTCGGCGAGGCCCTGTTCACCGGCTCGCGATTGAAGGAGACGCCGGCGGCCAATCCCGTCCGTCGCGCCTACGAGCTGAAGCCCTACGGCAAGCGCCCGGCGATCGAAGGGGGCCAGCCGAGCTACGACCAGGCCGCGGCGCTCTTCGCGGTTCGCGGCCCGCAGCCGGAGTTCTGGCAGGTCGTCTCCGGCGGTCGCGTGCGGATCGACGACGCGGGCCTCACCCACTGGGAGCCCGACCCGAACGGCCGGCACGCCTACGTGAAAATCGCCGGCGAGCCCGCGCGGCTGGCGGCGGAGATCGAAACCCTGATGATCGCCCCGCCGAAGGGCGGCACTCCCTGATGCGACCGACTCCGGGCGCGGACGACCCGACGTTTTCTTCCCTCGGTTCACTTCTCCAGGAGAGGCATGTGCCAGGCATTCGCACTCTGCTCGCATTCGCTCTCGGCTGTGCGGCGTCGATCGCGCTCGGCTCATTTCCGGTTCCCGCGACGGCGAACGAGCCTTTGCCGAACACTCAGGCGCTGACCGAAGAGGGCGACCTCGCGGCCAAGATGGTGGCCGGGATCCACAGGTACCTCGACCGTGAGTTGGCGGCGTCTGTCGAGAATCGGAAGGCGATGTGGAAGGTGGACGCCTCCTCGGTGGAGGCCTATCGCAGGTCGGTCGAGCCGAATCGGGCGCGGTTGCGGAAGTACCTGGGGGTCGTCGACCCGCGCCTTCCGGCGAGCGTCGAATACGTCGGCGGTCCGGATCAGCCGGCGCTCGTTGCCGAGGCCGCGGAGTATCGGGTCTACGCGATTCGCTGGGCGGTCCTGCCCGGCGTGGACGGCGAGGGCCTGTTGCTGGAGCCGAAGGGGAAGGCCGTCGCCAACGTCGTGGCCCTGCCCGACGCCGACTGGACGCCCGAGATGGCCGTCGGCCTGGCCCCGGGCGTCGCGCCCTCGGCGCAGTTCCCGCGTCGCCTGGCCGAGAACGGCGTTCGCGTGATCGTCCCCACGCTCATCGACCGCAAGGACGACTTTTCAGCGAACCCCAGGCTCAACCGCGCGACCAACCAGCCTCACCGCGAGTTCATCCACCGGATGGCCTTCGAGATGGGCCGGACCTTGCTCGGCTACGAAGTGCAAGAGGTGCTGGCCGCCGTCGACTGGTTCTGTCGCGACGAGGGCCACCCGCGCACTGGCGTCATCGGCTACGGCGAAGGCGGATTGATCGCCTTCTACGCAGCGGCGCTCGACGAGCGGATCGACGCCGGCCTGATCAGCGGCTCCTTCGGCCCTCGCGAACAGATCGCCGAGGAGCCGATCTACCACGACGTCTGGGGCCTGCTCACCGAGTTCGGCGACGGCGACGTCCTGCGCCTGATCGCCCCGAGGTCGATGGTGTTCGCGGCGGCCCCGTTCACCGCGCCGGCCGGCCCGCCCGCTCGAAGTGGGAGGAGCGGGGCCGCACCCGGAAGGAGCCAGGCCGCGAGCCCGGAAGCGGCGAAGAACGAGGCCGCAACTGTCCTTCACGAACTCGCCGGCGCCGGCGACGCCGCCCTGCGAGGCGTCCGGTTCCCCGTCGAGGCGAGCGCCGGGGCGGACGAGCCGGTTTCCGAGGCCGCCTCTGCGAGCTTCTTCCAGATGCTCGGCATCCCGGCGAAGCCAGCCGCGCCGGGGGCGCCTCCCGTCGACTCCCGCAAATCGTTCGATCCGGTCCCCCGCCAGAAGCGGCTGTTCGATCAACTGGTCGGCTTCACTCAGAAACTGTGGCGCGACAGCGAAACCACGCGCAAGGCCTTCTGGGCCCGGGCCGACGCCCCGTCGCCGGCGAGTTGGGAGAAGTCGTGCGAGTGGTACCGCGACTACTTCCATACCGAGGTGATCGGCAAGCTCCCGGAGCCGACGATGCCCCCGAACCCGCGCACGCGGCAGGTCTACGACCAGGCGACCTGGACCGGCCATGAAGTGATGATCGACGTCTATCCGGACGTCTTCGCCTCCGGCGTCCTGCTCCTCCCGAAAGACCTCAAGCCCGGCGAGAAGCGGCCCGTGATCGTCACCCAGCACGGCCTGGAGGGGACGCCCCGGCATACCATCGATGCCGAGAAGAAGCCCGTTTACGACGAATTCTCCAGGAAGCTCGTCGAGCAGGGGTACATCGTCTACGCACCTCAGAATCCGTACTACGGCGACACGGTGTTCCGCCAGTTGCAGCGGAAGGGGCACCCGCTCAAGCTCGCGATCTTCAGCTTCGTCATCCGCCAGCATCAGCGAACGCTCGACTGGCTGGAAACCCTGCCGAACGTCGATCCCGGGCGGATCGCATTCTACGGCCTGAGCTACGGCGGCAAGACGGCGGTCCGCGTCCCGGCCGTCGAGAAGCGCTATTGCCTCTCAATCTGCTCCGGCGACTTCAACGAATGGATCGGCAAGAACGTGTCGGTGGACCTCGACCGCAGCTACATGTGGACGCGCGAGTACGACATGGGCGAGTTCGACATGGGGAACACCTTCAACT from Paludisphaera rhizosphaerae encodes the following:
- a CDS encoding nucleoside hydrolase codes for the protein MKKTKSTTGDGTKPLFFNRGQCESSLLPSGEGAAQRRMRVAALREEIRSRGIPSEIRRPSPDPSGHPLPAGEGTFHRLHLQRQGPARPACGQALTVLALILLPLTTAPAAEHKTSVAIVGDAFHINGRPTFEGRVWKGKRVEGLLPNSRMVQGIFDDRNPETRPRFAYPDTGVWDAERNTREFIAAMPEWRRHGLLAFTICLQGGSPEGYSKDQPWHNSAIEADGSLRAPDMARLARILDRADELGMVVILGLFYFGQDQRLADEAAVVHAVDEAAAWVLAGGWRNVMIEVANECNVRYDHEILRPKRVHELIERVKAKTVDGRRLLAGVSYGGGTIPGENVVRASDFLLIHGNGVADPEKIAAMVKRTRQVPGYTPKPILFNEDDHFDFDKPANNFLAALTEYASWGYFDPGDRGPDGKRLPNYADGYQTVPVNWTINTPRKRAFFNLLAEIVGADAGGASPGPVKLILDTDMSGDCDDAGAMALLLALADRGECDLLAIPVNRADRTKASAAAVDAIATYYGRPNIPIGTDKQGPTALQRTSAYAPALRDGFPNDVGPDDQAPDALDVYCKALSDQPDGSVTICSVGALSNLAELHRREPALVRAKVRRLVVMAGEFPPSKKPETNLFTHLEASRYVADHWPGEIVWHGFEVGEALFTGSRLKETPAANPVRRAYELKPYGKRPAIEGGQPSYDQAAALFAVRGPQPEFWQVVSGGRVRIDDAGLTHWEPDPNGRHAYVKIAGEPARLAAEIETLMIAPPKGGTP
- a CDS encoding alpha/beta hydrolase family protein is translated as MPGIRTLLAFALGCAASIALGSFPVPATANEPLPNTQALTEEGDLAAKMVAGIHRYLDRELAASVENRKAMWKVDASSVEAYRRSVEPNRARLRKYLGVVDPRLPASVEYVGGPDQPALVAEAAEYRVYAIRWAVLPGVDGEGLLLEPKGKAVANVVALPDADWTPEMAVGLAPGVAPSAQFPRRLAENGVRVIVPTLIDRKDDFSANPRLNRATNQPHREFIHRMAFEMGRTLLGYEVQEVLAAVDWFCRDEGHPRTGVIGYGEGGLIAFYAAALDERIDAGLISGSFGPREQIAEEPIYHDVWGLLTEFGDGDVLRLIAPRSMVFAAAPFTAPAGPPARSGRSGAAPGRSQAASPEAAKNEAATVLHELAGAGDAALRGVRFPVEASAGADEPVSEAASASFFQMLGIPAKPAAPGAPPVDSRKSFDPVPRQKRLFDQLVGFTQKLWRDSETTRKAFWARADAPSPASWEKSCEWYRDYFHTEVIGKLPEPTMPPNPRTRQVYDQATWTGHEVMIDVYPDVFASGVLLLPKDLKPGEKRPVIVTQHGLEGTPRHTIDAEKKPVYDEFSRKLVEQGYIVYAPQNPYYGDTVFRQLQRKGHPLKLAIFSFVIRQHQRTLDWLETLPNVDPGRIAFYGLSYGGKTAVRVPAVEKRYCLSICSGDFNEWIGKNVSVDLDRSYMWTREYDMGEFDMGNTFNYAEMVNLIAPRPFMVERGHDDGVGTDEMISYEYAKVRYLYANRLKIPDRTEIEYQPGGHRIYGKGTFDFLRRHLGWTSK